GGGCGGATTCGAACCCTGTCAGTCGCGCGCAACGAAGTGAGCACGTCTGACTCCGGTGAGAATCCGCCCCGACCCACTCGTTTCCCTGCTAGTATCGAAGGACAGGATGGCGTCGAGTTCGGGTGTTTTCGACGCGCATTCTGCAGTTCGTTCGAGCAGATCGCCGATTCCTCCTCGCCGAAGCAAATCGTTGAATGTAGGTGCTCGCTCGCCTACGCTCGAAGTTGCGGAGGCGAGTGCAACGCAATCGGAGGAGCGTGGTCGGACGTTGAGGACCGCAAGTGGGTTCGATTCCCCCGAACGCTCAGTCTCCGTTACCCGTGGTCTCGGTTACGAAAGATGAGCAGTGATGTCGGTGGAGGAGACCATCCCCACGTAGCCGTCGTCGACGACTGGGAGGTGTTTGATACCGTAGTTGGTCATCATCGCGGCGACTTCTTCCATGTACAAGTCCGGTGTGGCAGTCTCGACGTCGGTCGTCATCACGTCCGCCACCTGTAATTCGGAGGTGTCACGCCCGTCAGCGACGGCGCTGAGTACGTCCGTACTGCTGATGATTGCCCGTGGCGTGTTCGGTACGACCAGCGCATTGATGTCCTTCTCTCGCATCCGCTGTGTGGCTTCCATTACCGTCGCGTCCTTCGAGATGGTCTCCAGGGGTGCTGACATCACGTCTTCGACAGTTAGCCGCTCTTCAGAACTCATACAGCATACCACGGGTGGAGACCTTATGGGTGTTCCCCAAGCGCAATTTACCCCTACAGACTACTACGTACGCAAAAAATGACGAAAACCGCAAATCGAAGACCGATTTAGCGACGGCGAAGACCGAGCGCGAGTGCGCCGACGAGGGCGACGACGCCGGTAATCGGCGTGAAGCCGGGGATGGTGCCGCTCGACCCCTCAGTCGTCTCGGAGGAGTTGTCCGAGCCGCTGTCGGTCGTGGTCATGTCGTCAGCGGTCGTGGTCGCGCCGTTCGAATCGCTCGTCGTGGTCGTCTCGGAGGAGTCCGAGCGGTCGCCACGCTCTTCGAGGTAGACGTAGGACACGTCCGAGACGCTCTGGTTTGTGGACGTGTTGTAGGTCATCGTGTCTTCGCTGGCGTTGTAACTCTCGCTGCCGTTGTTGCGGAACAGCGTGGCGGTGTGAACCTGCGCACTGCTGGGGGTCGCATTCAGCGAGATGGTGACGTTCTCGTGAGTGCCGTTCGAGAGGTACTCACTGTGGCCGACCTGGATACCCGACTGGTTGTAGACGACGACGAAACCGCCGTCGGGGAGGGTCGCCGATTCGACCGTCACGGTATCGTTGCTACCGAGCTTCTGGTCGGGGAAGTTGACCGTCGCATTACTATCTGTGCTATTCGTCGCGGTCGTAGTCGTCGTCTCCTGGGCGGCGAGAGCGGTTCCGGCGAACGCGGCGAGAACCACTGCCACAGCGACGACGAGCGTGCGAGTTGATACTGACATCGTGTTTTCTCCGTGCCCAGAAATATCAAAATTCCAACTTTTATGAGGGCGCGCCGCGGCGCTCGCGGCGTCGATATTTCTGAGACGCGACCTGTTGGTAAGAGGGGGAGTATGAATTATGTTACGGAACCGAATGTTTGGTCCTGTCACACACGAAGCCGTCTCGGAATTAAATCACGCGTTACCCTTGAATTCGGACGGGGCCGGACGCCGACCGAAGACTGACGAGCGGTGATAGATTCGAGTCTCGACCAGAGACATATATATCCGTCATAGAAAATACTTAAAGCATCGAAGCCTGAGCGGTAGATGCGGCCGGAACATCATGAGTACGAATCCCGACACACTCGGCGACCGGACCGACACCGACGATACCGCCGATTTCGATACTGCGCCGCGCGCCGACCACACACTCGCCGACCTTCGCTCGGTGGTCGTCAACTACGAGGACCGCCCAGATAGACGAACGGTCTACCCCGGTGGCCTCTCCAGCGTCGAACGAATGTCCACGTGGCTTACCGCAGACGCCACCGCCTTCATCGAACTGGACGACGCCCGCTGACCGGACCCTCTCTTTCCCCGCTTCGAATACAATCCGTTCAGTCTCTCCGTTTCAGTCTCGTTCGACCACTCTGCTATCTCCCGTCGCCGGTCGCTACCTCGGTCTACGTAGTTCGCCATCGACTTCTTCCTTGTGAGGTTTTCCCAATCACTCTGCCCTGTTTCACCCCGTCCGAGAATATATCAATACCACGGACAGTTTGATGTAGCTACGGCGCGTGAACGTTACTACTCATGGCCAAGAACGACGGTGCCACGGGCGGCGACGCACCGGCCGACCAATCGTCCGACGCGCTCCACTGGGCGTTGACCGACCGCCAGCGCGTCGCTGCTATCGCGTTCCTCCAGAACCACGACACGGCGACGCCATCCGAACTGGCAGACCGCATCGCCCGGCAACGAGACGGCGACCCGAAGAGCCTCGAACTCT
The sequence above is a segment of the Halorussus halophilus genome. Coding sequences within it:
- a CDS encoding CBS domain-containing protein, yielding MSSEERLTVEDVMSAPLETISKDATVMEATQRMREKDINALVVPNTPRAIISSTDVLSAVADGRDTSELQVADVMTTDVETATPDLYMEEVAAMMTNYGIKHLPVVDDGYVGMVSSTDITAHLS
- a CDS encoding DUF7282 domain-containing protein; translation: MSVSTRTLVVAVAVVLAAFAGTALAAQETTTTTATNSTDSNATVNFPDQKLGSNDTVTVESATLPDGGFVVVYNQSGIQVGHSEYLSNGTHENVTISLNATPSSAQVHTATLFRNNGSESYNASEDTMTYNTSTNQSVSDVSYVYLEERGDRSDSSETTTTSDSNGATTTADDMTTTDSGSDNSSETTEGSSGTIPGFTPITGVVALVGALALGLRRR
- a CDS encoding DUF7511 domain-containing protein is translated as MSTNPDTLGDRTDTDDTADFDTAPRADHTLADLRSVVVNYEDRPDRRTVYPGGLSSVERMSTWLTADATAFIELDDAR
- a CDS encoding DUF7344 domain-containing protein, which codes for MAKNDGATGGDAPADQSSDALHWALTDRQRVAAIAFLQNHDTATPSELADRIARQRDGDPKSLELSLTRHHLPVMADAGLVEYDEADESVTLAELSPDAREHVERALDEQ